From a single Intestinibaculum porci genomic region:
- a CDS encoding tyrosine-type recombinase/integrase, protein MIVLHRKGNKVRRLPISKDLSTMITCYLKGDDYVDWDGLGYLFYSQQHAPYTRFAINYMINSWKKGVNEIYPNALPEHIHPHMIRHSKATHLLDEGVDLYEIKMFLGHASIETTQFYATPNLGKIKEDIEKAAANIQINNKYDELKTGELINFLENLLNINTKSSSSVYLFELIIPSISRPP, encoded by the coding sequence ATGATTGTACTCCATCGCAAAGGAAACAAAGTGCGCAGACTGCCGATCTCTAAAGATCTTAGCACGATGATAACATGTTATTTAAAAGGTGATGATTATGTGGACTGGGATGGACTTGGCTATCTATTCTATTCACAGCAGCACGCACCTTATACAAGATTTGCAATCAATTATATGATAAACAGCTGGAAAAAAGGTGTGAATGAAATCTATCCTAATGCTCTTCCTGAACATATTCATCCACATATGATCAGACATTCAAAGGCAACACATCTTCTCGATGAAGGTGTAGATCTCTATGAGATCAAAATGTTTTTAGGTCATGCCAGCATTGAAACCACTCAATTCTATGCAACCCCAAATTTAGGAAAAATCAAAGAAGATATTGAGAAAGCTGCAGCAAATATTCAGATAAATAATAAATATGATGAACTTAAAACAGGAGAGCTGATAAATTTCTTAGAGAACCTACTTAACATAAACACAAAAAGCTCCTCTTCTGTTTATCTATTTGAATTAATAATTCCTTCGATATCTCGTCCACCGTAG
- a CDS encoding PD-(D/E)XK nuclease family protein — protein sequence MNIVLGKNFQEKANQLAISLRDVHEPLTIITEHGTYMEDLLLSQRDVLFNIEVKTLHQFEKDLLVERRMFKRHLYNQTQLVMAIRTILSHQDFTFFKISENPYPLIGEIITTLKRLHEEDIDLNTLPDHLLPLTKQKCLEINTIDQLLKQTDSYMNLEEATIDLVDQVSARIIVLGDDYPYRKQRAFFTALDRVTDVTMYLSHEEDDFVKSYYPGAISFVGEETTLTKHLYDQEKVNPIEKASVIIGGSPMHEVLKVTSDIKRRLVDEKAHYEDFMIVTHSNDMKDYLKDVFDREHIPHLLPETTHYDYDESYQAITKALASSQAHTFTDLTNELLLLPLDENYRSLLKEVISDEEITPEEYLLFLQMIIPNKAARQPMHDAIMICDFAEALSVTPRYLYFLGLNEGEVPAVMGESGLLLEEDFLQLKTQPLSLSEQLSLHEMEIMKAILNPHKHLTFSYAQADMDGKEKMPSTLMKRLYELYDLENCIPDLTLHDVYLYLNSSQLPDYPLNEAIDHYDNKPVLIKEDYRHLLGKGMSVSRLETYNKCPFAYFMQYGLKVTKQYDHALAAYDIGHLAHYIMETSIDDEEHMKDHAYTYVKEHLQDKYDDNPLNQFFIDHMIDDMAMNLKIVKEQLGDFTIAAKEYEVTGDLGEIPVLGMIDRVDTIDDHVRIIDYKSSTKTLDLSFAMQGFNIQMLVYMDLLIKNKPDLKPGAVLYFAMKRRVITKALSKTLSLHKPLSDKDVFKQYRMEGYAFDEEPYDFCKQLVDSSTKVRIKKDGTPYSGAPILSHDQLKTVMAQIVSYMTALYEELRNGHIDILPAKADNNAAGIYPCDYCDYRSVCLFDVFVNENKVIKSNLKNEILKEEKQ from the coding sequence ATGAACATTGTACTCGGAAAAAACTTTCAAGAAAAAGCCAATCAGTTAGCCATCTCCCTCAGAGATGTCCATGAACCTCTTACTATTATTACAGAACATGGCACTTATATGGAAGACTTATTATTAAGTCAGCGAGATGTCCTCTTTAATATTGAAGTCAAAACCCTGCATCAGTTTGAAAAAGACTTGCTCGTAGAAAGACGCATGTTTAAACGTCATTTATATAATCAGACCCAGCTGGTAATGGCGATTCGGACTATTTTATCGCATCAGGATTTCACTTTCTTTAAAATCAGTGAAAATCCCTATCCTTTGATTGGAGAAATCATCACAACTTTAAAAAGACTCCATGAAGAAGATATTGATCTTAATACCTTACCTGATCACTTATTACCCTTAACAAAGCAGAAATGTTTAGAAATCAATACCATTGATCAGTTATTAAAACAAACAGATTCCTATATGAACTTAGAAGAGGCGACCATCGATTTAGTCGATCAGGTTTCTGCTCGGATCATCGTCTTAGGCGATGATTATCCTTATCGCAAACAGCGCGCCTTCTTTACTGCCTTGGATCGTGTCACGGATGTCACAATGTATTTAAGTCATGAAGAAGATGACTTTGTGAAAAGCTATTATCCTGGTGCAATCTCCTTTGTCGGTGAAGAAACGACGCTGACAAAGCATCTCTATGATCAGGAGAAAGTCAATCCCATAGAAAAAGCCTCTGTCATTATTGGTGGCTCACCAATGCATGAAGTCTTAAAAGTCACCAGTGATATCAAAAGAAGACTAGTCGATGAAAAAGCCCATTATGAAGATTTCATGATCGTCACGCATTCCAATGATATGAAAGATTATCTCAAAGATGTCTTCGATCGCGAACACATCCCCCATCTCTTACCCGAGACCACGCACTATGACTATGATGAAAGCTATCAGGCGATCACTAAGGCTTTAGCCTCTTCTCAGGCGCATACCTTTACGGATCTTACCAATGAACTGCTTTTATTACCCTTAGATGAAAACTATCGCAGCTTATTAAAAGAAGTGATCAGCGATGAAGAGATTACCCCAGAAGAATACTTACTCTTCTTACAGATGATCATTCCAAACAAAGCTGCACGTCAGCCGATGCATGATGCGATTATGATCTGTGACTTCGCTGAAGCTTTGTCAGTCACCCCGCGCTATCTCTATTTCTTAGGCTTAAACGAAGGTGAAGTGCCGGCCGTCATGGGAGAAAGCGGCCTGCTTTTAGAAGAAGACTTCCTGCAGTTAAAGACGCAGCCATTATCCTTAAGTGAACAGTTATCCTTACATGAAATGGAGATTATGAAGGCCATCTTAAATCCTCATAAGCATCTGACATTCTCTTATGCCCAGGCCGATATGGACGGGAAAGAAAAGATGCCTAGTACATTAATGAAACGCCTTTATGAATTATATGATTTGGAAAACTGTATTCCTGACTTAACTTTACATGATGTCTATCTCTATTTGAATAGTTCCCAGCTGCCTGATTATCCCCTCAATGAGGCGATTGATCACTATGATAATAAGCCTGTTCTCATCAAGGAAGACTATCGTCATTTACTAGGTAAAGGGATGAGTGTCTCCCGTTTAGAAACTTACAATAAGTGTCCCTTTGCCTACTTCATGCAGTATGGCCTAAAAGTGACAAAGCAGTATGATCATGCCTTAGCCGCTTATGATATCGGTCATCTCGCCCATTATATTATGGAAACATCAATTGATGATGAAGAGCATATGAAAGACCATGCCTATACTTATGTCAAAGAACACTTACAGGATAAATATGATGATAACCCCCTCAATCAATTCTTTATCGATCATATGATTGATGATATGGCCATGAACTTAAAGATTGTGAAAGAACAGTTAGGAGACTTCACAATCGCCGCCAAAGAATATGAAGTGACTGGGGATCTTGGCGAAATTCCTGTTTTAGGTATGATTGACCGTGTCGATACAATCGACGATCACGTTCGCATTATCGACTACAAGTCATCCACCAAAACACTCGATTTATCCTTTGCGATGCAGGGATTCAATATTCAGATGTTAGTCTACATGGACTTACTCATCAAAAACAAACCTGATTTAAAACCCGGGGCAGTACTGTACTTTGCGATGAAACGTCGCGTCATTACGAAAGCTTTATCAAAGACTTTATCTTTACATAAACCGCTCTCTGATAAGGATGTCTTTAAGCAGTATCGCATGGAAGGCTATGCCTTTGATGAAGAGCCCTACGATTTTTGCAAACAGCTCGTCGATTCTTCTACCAAAGTACGGATCAAGAAAGATGGAACACCTTATTCAGGCGCACCGATTCTTTCTCATGATCAGTTAAAGACTGTCATGGCGCAGATCGTCAGCTATATGACCGCTTTGTATGAAGAGTTACGTAACGGTCATATCGATATCCTGCCAGCGAAAGCTGATAATAATGCGGCGGGGATTTATCCATGTGATTACTGTGACTATCGCTCGGTATGTCTCTTTGATGTCTTTGTCAATGAAAATAAAGTCATCAAATCAAACCTGAAAAACGAAATTCTCAAGGAGGAAAAACAATAA
- a CDS encoding tyrosine-type recombinase/integrase, which yields MSHNTVKSYTTAFKLLLDFLYEEMGMNPDRIECDDINSEVIIEYLEWMEKTRNISISTRNQRLAAIKSFYKYVSKKSPSMIYTCSSIIGLDAKKGSNRMIAYLDMDQITILIEYLKEYRSMKELLLFSVLYETGARVSELISIHVSDLRLD from the coding sequence GTGTCTCATAATACCGTAAAGTCTTATACAACGGCATTTAAGCTCTTATTAGATTTTCTATATGAGGAAATGGGAATGAATCCAGATCGGATTGAATGCGATGATATTAATTCAGAAGTTATAATAGAATATCTTGAATGGATGGAAAAGACCAGAAATATAAGTATATCTACAAGGAACCAGCGTCTAGCCGCAATAAAGTCTTTCTATAAGTATGTTTCAAAAAAGTCACCATCAATGATTTATACATGCTCAAGCATTATCGGATTAGACGCTAAGAAAGGTTCCAACAGAATGATAGCATATTTGGATATGGATCAAATAACGATTTTGATTGAATATTTAAAAGAATACAGAAGTATGAAGGAACTTCTCCTGTTTTCTGTTCTTTATGAGACAGGCGCCCGAGTGAGTGAATTGATTTCTATCCATGTTTCTGATCTTAGATTAGATTAG
- a CDS encoding sigma-70 family RNA polymerase sigma factor, translating into MVLSDIEKAIDDYAERHNNQLTAQNVDYILEKYDLDDDVSSQLIDYIIDKGYLQGSDFNLGEDEMDDEASDETDDLDFDVDLSVDDIHDDKKVYTPDYQMSQEVKTSDNVKNYLSAIGEYPLLSHDQEVALGKRIQQGDKKAKDELINANLRLVVSIAKRYRGRGLALMDLIQEGNIGLERAAEKYNPDMGFKFSTYATWWIKQAMTRAIADSGRTIRIPVHMFENINKAKKVQRDLAQKLSREPTEKELATALGVSEEKVRKLLDLSLEPTSLETPVGDEEDSSLGDFISDDNTISPTQFTDNEALKDEMDEALKRLDPREEQVIRMRFGLDGQNPQTLEEVGKEFNVTRERIRQIEAKALRKLRRFAKGQLHDFLNVQ; encoded by the coding sequence ATGGTACTGAGTGATATTGAAAAAGCTATTGATGACTATGCGGAAAGACATAATAACCAATTAACGGCGCAAAACGTTGATTACATTTTAGAAAAATATGATTTAGATGATGATGTTTCATCACAGCTGATTGATTATATTATTGACAAAGGGTATTTGCAGGGATCGGATTTCAATCTTGGAGAAGACGAGATGGATGATGAGGCAAGTGATGAGACTGATGATCTTGACTTTGATGTAGATTTATCCGTTGATGATATTCATGATGACAAGAAGGTTTATACGCCGGACTATCAGATGAGTCAGGAAGTCAAGACCAGTGATAACGTTAAAAACTACTTGAGTGCGATTGGGGAATACCCATTATTATCACATGATCAGGAAGTAGCTTTAGGCAAACGCATCCAGCAGGGCGATAAGAAAGCGAAAGATGAATTGATTAATGCCAACTTACGTTTGGTGGTTTCGATTGCGAAACGTTACCGTGGCCGTGGCTTGGCTTTGATGGACCTGATTCAGGAAGGCAATATCGGTTTAGAGCGAGCAGCGGAAAAGTATAATCCGGATATGGGTTTTAAGTTTTCAACGTATGCGACCTGGTGGATCAAACAGGCGATGACACGCGCCATCGCTGATAGCGGGCGCACGATTCGTATTCCGGTACATATGTTTGAAAACATTAATAAGGCCAAAAAGGTGCAGCGTGACTTAGCGCAGAAGTTAAGCCGTGAACCAACAGAAAAGGAATTAGCCACGGCTTTAGGAGTGAGTGAAGAAAAGGTTCGTAAGCTTTTAGACCTGTCACTAGAACCAACATCATTAGAAACACCGGTTGGAGATGAAGAAGATTCTTCTTTAGGGGATTTCATTTCTGATGATAATACCATTTCTCCAACGCAGTTTACGGATAATGAAGCGTTAAAAGATGAAATGGATGAAGCGCTCAAACGTTTGGATCCCCGTGAAGAACAGGTTATTCGGATGCGTTTTGGCTTAGATGGACAAAATCCTCAGACTTTAGAAGAAGTGGGGAAAGAATTTAATGTCACCCGGGAACGTATTCGTCAGATTGAAGCGAAAGCATTACGTAAATTACGTCGCTTTGCGAAGGGACAATTACATGATTTCTTGAATGTACAGTAA
- a CDS encoding polysaccharide deacetylase family protein: MMKKMMISAMAAMMLMAPQTALAKTQKTVYLTFDDGPSRNTLKVLNILDKNHVKGTFFVTGQQPQCFPYIKMMAQKGHAIGLHTYSHNYAKVYASVNAFNKDLDQIQKVVVKETGHQSKLVRFPGGTNNTVSRHYGYKVMTKLTRSMNAQGYNYIDWNVETGDATGRPLSPTQLAKNACVPMKNVVILMHDTSAKDNTVKALPMIIQYYKDRGYTFKKVNANTRCRFKPAN; encoded by the coding sequence ATGATGAAAAAAATGATGATCAGTGCCATGGCCGCGATGATGCTTATGGCCCCGCAAACAGCGCTGGCTAAGACACAAAAGACAGTGTATCTAACATTTGATGACGGACCATCTCGCAACACGTTAAAAGTCTTAAATATTTTAGATAAAAATCATGTTAAAGGGACATTCTTTGTGACTGGTCAGCAGCCTCAGTGTTTCCCTTATATTAAGATGATGGCACAAAAAGGGCATGCCATTGGTCTTCATACGTATTCTCATAACTATGCAAAGGTTTATGCCTCTGTTAATGCTTTTAATAAGGATTTAGATCAAATTCAGAAAGTTGTAGTCAAAGAAACTGGACATCAGTCTAAATTAGTCCGTTTCCCTGGTGGCACAAACAATACGGTTTCTCGTCATTATGGCTATAAAGTGATGACTAAACTGACGCGATCAATGAATGCTCAAGGGTATAACTATATTGACTGGAATGTGGAAACAGGTGATGCGACGGGGCGTCCATTATCACCTACACAGCTCGCTAAAAATGCTTGTGTACCAATGAAGAACGTTGTCATTTTAATGCATGATACGTCCGCTAAAGATAACACAGTTAAAGCTTTGCCAATGATCATTCAGTATTATAAAGATCGTGGCTACACCTTTAAAAAGGTGAATGCCAATACCAGATGCCGTTTTAAACCAGCAAACTAA
- a CDS encoding RsiV family protein produces the protein MMKKLLGSAVVVATMFAGPAAANAAVSHSYSITPTTFNKGNNVAMMMPVLKGSHTASVNKQIKAFNKQTYKAFVKDYGKSKHAAYDFGYTVLTNNNKYLSLKVTATTTAGDSASQSRYYTINKLYGRQVNMKDLFKKKDFKVMVNKAIKKQAKGTSFTSVNTKTNFYMNKHNKLVVVFDEGQIAPYSQGELQYTVNI, from the coding sequence ATGATGAAGAAATTATTAGGATCAGCGGTTGTCGTAGCAACAATGTTTGCCGGACCAGCTGCAGCTAATGCGGCGGTCAGTCACAGTTACAGTATTACCCCAACGACATTTAATAAAGGCAATAACGTGGCCATGATGATGCCCGTCTTAAAAGGCAGTCATACCGCAAGTGTTAATAAGCAGATCAAAGCTTTTAATAAACAGACCTACAAAGCTTTTGTGAAAGACTATGGAAAGTCAAAACATGCGGCTTATGACTTTGGTTATACCGTTCTCACAAATAATAATAAGTATCTCTCACTAAAAGTCACCGCCACCACCACGGCTGGGGACTCAGCTTCACAGTCACGTTATTACACGATCAATAAATTATATGGCAGACAGGTGAATATGAAGGACCTGTTTAAGAAAAAAGATTTCAAAGTGATGGTTAATAAAGCTATCAAGAAACAGGCGAAAGGAACGTCATTTACTTCTGTTAATACGAAGACGAACTTCTATATGAATAAGCATAATAAACTGGTGGTCGTCTTTGATGAAGGACAGATCGCGCCTTACAGCCAGGGTGAACTACAGTATACAGTGAATATTTAA
- a CDS encoding RsiV family protein — MLKKLFISTVAAMVIGAPVVHAATHSYKVSSQNTNTKQVTMKVPTVKGYGTAAMNKQIQAFQKAQYQDYKKTFKGSKYASYDFNYKVLTNNKKYLALQVSSTVTAGDSATVSKYYTLNKDTGKQVTLASLYGKGKDYKKIINKAVKKQAKGTSFKSINKETKFYVNKHNKLVLTFDEGEIAPYSEGALSYTVNI; from the coding sequence ATGTTAAAAAAATTATTTATTAGTACCGTAGCCGCTATGGTTATTGGCGCCCCAGTCGTGCATGCAGCGACACACTCATACAAAGTAAGCTCACAAAATACCAATACGAAGCAGGTTACAATGAAAGTGCCAACGGTGAAAGGTTATGGCACCGCTGCGATGAATAAGCAGATCCAGGCTTTTCAGAAAGCCCAGTACCAGGATTATAAGAAAACATTCAAAGGCTCTAAGTACGCGTCTTACGACTTTAACTATAAAGTGCTTACCAACAACAAAAAGTATTTAGCTTTGCAGGTTTCTTCGACTGTAACCGCCGGTGATAGTGCAACGGTTTCAAAGTATTACACCTTAAATAAAGATACCGGTAAACAGGTGACGTTAGCGTCTCTTTATGGTAAAGGCAAAGATTATAAGAAGATCATTAATAAAGCTGTCAAGAAACAGGCCAAAGGGACGTCTTTCAAATCTATTAATAAAGAAACAAAGTTCTATGTTAATAAGCACAATAAATTAGTGCTTACCTTTGATGAAGGAGAAATCGCTCCTTACAGCGAGGGTGCATTAAGTTATACCGTTAATATTTAA
- a CDS encoding RsiV family protein, with amino-acid sequence MDKFDRQLQKDLRAHAPQMSTSGKRKFEAALPHKKKHYKGLVIAVFALVLFVLPNINASVAQHLYDLPVVGEIFKVTSIYHYQDDNTDVNIPQVKKHSQSVTYINKSVKEWTTQALSEFKKAVGNAKNASLKIDYKVVTNNKYWFTLKVESLTTAADSDRKVYYYNIDKATGKTVTIKDLFKQGYDYKKVINSSVLKVINSDTKGQYFKEGDDLVTPFKTIDQNTQFYINNKHQLVMVFQQGDIGPMSSGTPEFTISTKTVMKGLKEHVKKIIY; translated from the coding sequence ATGGATAAGTTTGATCGCCAGCTGCAAAAGGATTTACGCGCTCACGCACCGCAGATGAGTACGAGCGGTAAGCGCAAGTTTGAGGCAGCTTTGCCACATAAGAAAAAACATTATAAAGGATTAGTGATCGCGGTCTTTGCCTTAGTATTATTCGTCCTGCCTAATATCAATGCGAGTGTTGCTCAGCATTTATATGATCTGCCGGTCGTTGGTGAGATCTTCAAGGTGACATCAATTTATCACTATCAGGATGATAATACGGATGTAAATATTCCGCAGGTCAAGAAACATTCACAGAGCGTGACTTATATCAATAAATCAGTGAAAGAATGGACGACGCAGGCCTTAAGTGAATTCAAGAAAGCTGTTGGCAATGCGAAGAATGCATCTTTAAAGATAGATTATAAGGTTGTCACCAACAACAAATACTGGTTTACCTTAAAGGTAGAATCATTGACGACAGCAGCCGATAGCGACCGTAAAGTATACTATTACAACATTGATAAAGCAACCGGTAAAACAGTAACGATCAAAGACTTATTTAAACAAGGGTATGATTATAAGAAGGTGATCAATAGCTCTGTTTTAAAAGTGATCAATAGTGATACCAAAGGACAGTATTTTAAAGAAGGTGATGATTTAGTAACTCCATTCAAGACAATTGATCAGAATACACAATTTTATATCAATAACAAACATCAGCTGGTGATGGTATTCCAGCAGGGAGACATTGGACCAATGAGTTCAGGCACTCCAGAATTTACAATTTCCACCAAAACAGTAATGAAAGGACTTAAAGAACATGTTAAAAAAATTATTTATTAG
- a CDS encoding type II toxin-antitoxin system RelB/DinJ family antitoxin produces the protein MANTSVVYARIDTNLKDNAESILSQLGISPSSAIQMLYSQIVLKKGMPFELKLPSSKPLAVGAMTREELDAELQKGVDSIKAGKVYSADEVDAVLAKEFGI, from the coding sequence ATGGCAAATACATCCGTTGTCTATGCAAGAATAGATACTAATCTCAAGGATAATGCCGAAAGCATTCTTTCTCAGCTTGGCATTTCTCCATCCAGTGCAATTCAGATGCTTTATAGCCAGATCGTACTGAAAAAAGGTATGCCGTTTGAATTGAAACTTCCTTCTTCTAAGCCATTAGCTGTTGGTGCAATGACCAGAGAAGAACTTGATGCAGAACTCCAAAAGGGTGTTGATTCCATCAAAGCAGGAAAGGTATATTCTGCAGATGAAGTCGATGCGGTACTTGCAAAGGAGTTTGGCATATGA
- a CDS encoding RNA polymerase sigma factor, with translation MQMLLRDRWFSKQAKALQDGLYVTALSILRNESDAEDAVQNAVMKAYKNLDALSSKDKFKPWIFRILKNECYRIIKLRNLSLDDEIEIEDPHSDIDHEQNMTVWDAVNKLDRKYREVVVLYYYQGLKIPDIAEALEISRDNVKQRLSRARKELKSDLEGYYG, from the coding sequence ATGCAGATGTTGTTAAGAGATCGCTGGTTTAGCAAGCAGGCCAAAGCTTTACAGGATGGCTTGTATGTCACCGCTTTAAGCATTTTGAGAAATGAAAGTGATGCGGAAGATGCGGTGCAGAATGCAGTGATGAAGGCTTATAAAAATCTTGATGCGTTATCATCGAAAGATAAGTTTAAGCCATGGATCTTTAGAATTCTAAAGAATGAATGTTACAGAATCATCAAACTCAGGAATCTGAGTTTAGATGATGAAATCGAAATAGAGGATCCCCACAGTGATATTGATCATGAACAGAATATGACAGTTTGGGATGCGGTTAATAAATTAGATCGTAAATATCGGGAAGTGGTGGTTCTCTACTACTATCAGGGATTGAAGATTCCTGACATTGCAGAAGCCTTAGAAATTAGTCGTGATAATGTTAAACAGCGATTATCACGCGCCAGGAAAGAATTAAAAAGCGATTTGGAGGGTTATTATGGATAA
- a CDS encoding type II toxin-antitoxin system RelE/ParE family toxin — protein sequence MTDSYNVGYSVDALGDLREIYSYIANELLVPETAAAQMRRIRKEVRSLDFMPARYTLVEWEPWHSMKMHQLPVDNFIVYYLVDDKERTVTVARIFYGGRDIEGIINSNR from the coding sequence ATGACGGATAGCTACAATGTCGGCTATTCTGTAGATGCACTTGGTGATTTACGTGAAATCTATTCATATATTGCGAATGAACTTCTTGTTCCGGAGACAGCCGCAGCTCAGATGAGGCGCATACGAAAGGAAGTTCGTTCATTGGATTTCATGCCAGCTCGTTATACGTTAGTTGAATGGGAGCCTTGGCATTCGATGAAAATGCATCAGCTTCCGGTAGACAACTTTATTGTGTATTATCTTGTCGATGATAAGGAGAGGACTGTTACAGTAGCACGAATATTCTACGGTGGACGAGATATCGAAGGAATTATTAATTCAAATAGATAA